From one Brevibacterium sp. 'Marine' genomic stretch:
- a CDS encoding Asp23/Gls24 family envelope stress response protein gives MAPILDDAPARRGGLTIADKVVERTAGQVLKDLPGVGGTSSGLFGIGASSSLDTRPSVDVTLSGRSCTLAVRLGLAYPTPIAEATEHVRSTLSTQVERLTGVTVRQVDIDVRWLAPESSGANRGRNRLQ, from the coding sequence GTGGCCCCGATACTCGACGACGCTCCCGCTCGCCGAGGCGGCCTGACGATCGCGGACAAGGTCGTGGAGCGAACCGCCGGGCAGGTGCTGAAAGACCTGCCCGGCGTCGGCGGCACGAGCTCGGGCCTCTTCGGCATCGGTGCGAGTTCCAGCTTGGACACCCGCCCGTCCGTGGATGTCACCCTGTCCGGGCGCAGCTGCACGCTCGCCGTCCGGCTGGGCCTGGCCTACCCCACCCCCATCGCCGAGGCGACCGAACACGTCCGCTCCACGCTGAGCACCCAAGTCGAACGTCTCACCGGCGTCACCGTCCGTCAGGTCGACATCGACGTGCGGTGGCTCGCCCCGGAATCCTCCGGTGCGAATCGAGGAAGGAATCGCCTGCAATGA